From a single Hippopotamus amphibius kiboko isolate mHipAmp2 chromosome X, mHipAmp2.hap2, whole genome shotgun sequence genomic region:
- the MED12 gene encoding mediator of RNA polymerase II transcription subunit 12 isoform X1, which translates to MAAFGILSYEHRPLKRPRLGPPDVYPQDPKQKEDELTALNVKQGFNNQPAVSGDEHGSAKNVNFNPAKISSNFSSIIAEKLRCNTLPDTGRRKPQVNQKDNFWLVTARSQSAINTWFTDLAGTKPLTQLAKKVPIFSKKEEVFGYLAKYTVPVMRAAWLIKMTCAYYAAISETKVKKRHVVDPFMEWTQIITKYLWEQLQKMAEYYRPGPAGGGGCGSAIGPLPHDVEVAIRQWDYNEKLAMFMFQDGMLDRHEFLTWVLECFEKIRPGEDELLKLLLPLLLRYSGEFVQSAYLSRRLAYFCTRRLALQLDGVSSHSSHVMSAQSTSTLPTTPAPQPPTSSTPSTPFSDLLMCPQHRPLVFGLSCILQTILLCCPSALVWHYSLTDSRIKTGSPLDHLPIAPSNLPMPEGNSAFTQQVRAKLREIEQQIKERGQAVEVRWSFDKCQEATAGFTIGRVLHTLEVLDSHSFERSDFSNSLDSLCNRIFGLGPSKDGHEISSDDDAVVSLLCEWAVSCKRSGRHRAMVVAKLLEKRQAEIEAERCGESEAADEKGSIASGSLSALSAPIFQDVLLQFLDTQAPMLTDPRSESERVEFFNLVLLFCELIRHDVFSHNMYTCTLISRGDLAFGAPGPRPPSPFDDPADDAERKEAEGSSSSKLEDPGLSESMDIDPSSSVLFEDMEKPDFSLFSPTMPCEGKGSPSPEKPDVEKEVKPPPKEKLEGTLGVLYDQPRHVQYATHFPIPQEESCSHECNQRLVVLFGVGKQRDDARHAIKKITKDILKVLNRKGTAETDQLAPIVPLNPGDLTFLGGEDGQKRRRNRPEAFPTAEDIFAKFQHLSHYDQHQVTAQVSRNVLEQITSFALGMSYHLPLVQHVQFIFDLMEYSLSISGLIDFAIQLLNELSVVEAELLLKSSDLVGSYTTSLCLCIVAVLRHYHACLILNQDQMAQVFEGLCGVVKHGMNRSDGSSAERCILAYLYDLYTSCSHLKSKFGELFSDFCSKVKNTIYCNVEPSESNMRWAPEFMIDTLENPAAHTFTYTGLGKSLSENPANRYSFVCNALMHVCVGHHDPDRVNDIAILCAELTGYCKSLSAEWLGVLKALCCSSNNGTCGFNDLLCNVDVSDLSFHDSLATFVAILIARQCLLLEDLIRCAAIPSLLNAACSEQDSEPGARLTCRILLHLFKTPQLNPCQSDGNKPTVGIRSSCDRHLLAASQNRIVDGAVFAVLKAVFVLGDAELKGSGFTVTGGTEELPEEEGGGGSGGRRQGGRNISVETASLDVYAKYVLRSICQQEWVGERCLKSLCEDSNDLQDPVLSSAQAQRLMQLICYPHRLLDSEDGENPQRQRIKRILQNLDQWTMRQSSLELQLMIKQTPNNEMNSLLENIAKATIEVFQQSAETGSSSGNTASNMPSSSKTKPVLSSLERSGVWLVAPLIAKLPTSVQGHVLKAAGEELEKGQHLGSSSRKERDRQKQKSMSLLSQQPFLSLVLTCLKGQDEQREGLLTSLYSQIHQIVNNWRDDQYLDDCKPKQLMHEALKLRLNLVGGMFDTVQRSTQQTTEWAVLLLEIIISGTVDMQSNNELFTTVLDMLSVLINGTLAADMSSISQGSMEENKRAYMNLVKKLRKELGERQSDSLEKVRQLLPLPKPTRDVITCEPQGSLIDTKGNKIAGFDSIFKKEILFPLLQVLKVCLLFSKSQQLTVSHFPEQGLQVSTKQKISPWDLFEGLKPSAPLSWGWFGTVRVDRRVARGEEQQRLLLYHTHLRPRPRAYYLEPLPLPPEDEEPPAPTLLEPEKKAPEPPKTDKPGAAPPSTEERKKKSTKGKKRSQPAAKTEDYGMGPGRSGPYGVTVPPDLLHHANPGSMSHLSYRQGSIGLYTQNQPLPAGGPRVDPYRPVRLPMQKLPTRPPYPGVLPTTMSGVMGLEPSSYKTSVYRQQQPAVPQGQRLRQQLQAKIQSQGMLGQSSVHQMTPSSSYGLQTSQGYTPYVSHVGLQQHAGPAGTMVPPSYSSQPYQSTHSSTNPTLVDPTRHLQQRPSGYVHQQAPTYGHGLTSTQRFSHQTLQQTPMIGTMTPLGAQGVQASVRSASILPEQQQQQQQQQQQQQQQQQQQQQQQQQQQYHIRQQQQQQILRIPSVFAAAAATAAAAATAAAAATAAATAAAAAAAAATSTPAAAAGGAAPAAAPVPAPVPAPGASADTATTTDSSFGPATPTTALQYPATAQYQHIWTLLSHLEELLVHWMWPHPIPLIPSPLPGLAPVVVGALPSGSIFNEFLVFLLM; encoded by the exons ATGGCGGCCTTCGGGATCTTGAGCTACGAACATCGGCCCCTGAAGCGGCCGCGTCTTGGGCCTCCCGATGTATACCCTCAAGATCCCAAACAGAAGGAG GATGAACTGACGGCCTTGAATGTAAAACAAGGTTTCAATAACCAGCCCGCTGTCTCTGGGGATGAACATGGCAGTGCCAAGAATGTCAACTTCAATCCTGCCAAG ATCAGTTCCAACTTCAGCAGCATTATTGCAGAGAAGTTACGTTGTAACACCCTACCTGACACCGGTAGGAGGAAGCCCCAAGTGAACCAGAAGGACAACTTCTGGCTGGTGACTGCACGATCCCAGAGTGCCATTAACACCTGGTTCACCGATCTGGCTGGCACCAAGCCACTCACACAGTTAGCCAAAAAG GTCCCCATTTTTAGTAAGAAGGAAGAAGTGTTTGGGTACTTGGCCAAATACACAGTGCCTGTGATGAGGGCTGCCTGGCTCATCAAGATGACCTGTGCCTACTATGCAGCAATCTCAGAGACCAAGGTTAAGAAGAGACATGTCGTTGACCCCTTCATGG AATGGACTCAGATCATCACCAAGTACTTATGGGAACAGCTGCAAAAGATGGCTGAGTACTACCGGCCAGGGCctgctggaggtgggggctgtGGTTCTGCTATAGGGCCCTTGCCCCATGATGTTGAGGTGGCGATCCGGCAGTGGGACTACAACGAGAAGCTGGCCATGTTCATGTTTCAG GACGGAATGCTGGACAGACATGAGTTCCTTACCTGGGTACTTGAGTGTTTTGAGAAAATCCGCCCTGGAGAGGATGAATTGCTTAAActgctgctgcccctgctgcTTCGA TACTCTGGGGAATTCGTTCAGTCTGCGTACCTCTCCCGCCGCCTTGCTTACTTCTGTACTCGGAGACTGGCCCTGCAGCTGGATGGAGTGAGCAGCCACTCGTCTCATGTGATGTCTGCTCAGTCGACAAGCACACTGCCCACCACCCCTGCTCCTCAGCCCCCAACTAGCAGCACACCGTCTACACCCTTTAGTGACCTACTTATGTGCCCTCAGCACCGGCCCCTAGTTTTTGGCCTCAGCTGTATCCTTCAG ACCATCCTCCTGTGTTGTCCTAGTGCCCTGGTTTGGCACTACTCGCTGACTGATAGCCGAATCAAGACTGGCTCACCACTAGACCACCTGCCTATTGCTCCCTCCAACCTGCCCATGCCAGAGGGCAACAGTGCCTTCACTCAGCAG GTCCGTGCAAAGTTGCGGGAGATCGAGCAGCAGATCAAGGAACGAGGACAGGCCGTTGAGGTTCGCTGGTCTTTTGATAAGTGCCAGGAAGCTACTGCAG GCTTCACCATTGGACGGGTGCTCCACACTTTGGAAGTACTGGACAGCCATAGTTTTGAGCGCTCTGACTTCAGCAACTCTCTTGATTCCCTCTGTAATCGAATCTTCGGATTGGGGCCCAGCAAGGATGGACACGAG ATCTCCTCAGATGATGATGCTGTGGTATCCTTACTGTGTGAATGGGCTGTCAGCTGCAAGCGTTCTGGTCGGCATCGCGCGATGGTTGTAGCCAAGCTGCTGGAGAAGAGACAGGCAGAGATTGAGGCTGAG CGTTGTGGAGAATCGGAAGCTGCAGATGAGAAGGGTTCCATCGCCTCTGGCTCCCTTTCTGCTCTCAGTGCTCCCATTTTCCAGGATGTCCTCCTGCAGTTTCTGGATACACAGGCTCCCATGCTGA CGGACCCCCGAAGTGAGAGTGAGCGAGTGGAATTCTTCAACTTGGTGCTGCTGTTCTGTGAACTGATTCGACATGACGTTTTCTCCCACAACATGTATACTTGTACCCTCATCTCCCGAGGGGACCTTGCCTTCGGAGCCCCTGGTCCCCGGCCTCCCTCTCCCTTTGATGACCCTGCCGATGACGCCGAGCGCAAGGAGGctgagggcagcagcagcagcaagctgGAG GATCCAGGGCTCTCAGAGTCTATGGACATCGACCCTAGCTCCAGTGTGCTCTTTGAGGACATGGAGAAGCCTGATTTCTCA TTGTTCTCCCCCACTATGCCCTGTGAGGGGAAGGGCAGTCCATCCCCTGAGAAACCAGATGTTGAAAAGGAGGTGAAGCCCCCACCCAAGGAGAAGCTAGAAGGGACCCTTGGGGTTCTTTATGACCAGCCGCGGCATGTGCAGTATGCCACGCACTTTCCCATCCCCCAG GAGGAGTCATGCAGCCATGAGTGCAACCAGCGGTTGGTCGTACTGTTTGGGGTGGGAAAGCAGCGAGATGATGCCCGCCATGCCATCAAGAAAATTACCAAGGATATCCTGAAGGTTCTGAACCGCAAAGGGACAGCGGAAACTG ACCAGCTTGCTCCTATTGTGCCTCTGAATCCTGGAGACCTGACATTCTTAG GTGGGGAGGATGGACAGAAGCGGAGGCGCAACCGGCCTGAAGCCTTCCCCACTGCTGAGGATATCTTTGCTAAGTTCCAGCACCTTTCGCATTATGACCAACACCAAGTCACGGCTCAG GTCTCCCGGAATGTTCTGGAGCAGATCACGAGCTTTGCCCTTGGCATGTCGTACCACTTGCCTCTGGTGCAGCACGTGCAGTTCATCTTTGACCTCATGGAGTATTCCCTCAGCATCAGCGGCCTCATCGACTTTGCCATTCAG CTACTGAATGAACTGAGTGTAGTTGAGGCCGAGTTGCTTCTCAAATCCTCGGACCTGGTGGGCAGCTACACCACCAGCCTGTGCCTGTGCATCGTGGCTGTCCTGCGGCACTATCACGCCTGCCTCATCCTCAACCAGGACCAGATGGCACAGGTCTTTGAGGG GCTGTGTGGCGTAGTCAAGCATGGGATGAATCGGTCTGATGGCTCCTCCGCAGAACGCTGTATCCTTGCTTATCTCTATGATCTGTACACCTCCTGTAGCCATTTAAAGAGCAAATTTGGGGAGCTCTTCAG CGACTTCTGCTCCAAGGTGAAGAATACCATCTACTGCAACGTGGAGCCGTCAGAATCCAACATGCGCTGGGCACCCGAGTTCATGATTGACACTCTGGAGAACCCTGCCGCTCATACCTTCACCTACACGGGGCTAGGCAAGAGTCTTAGTGAGAACCCTGCTAACCGCTACAGCTTTGTCTGCAATGCCCTTATGCACGTCTGTGTGGGGCACCATGATCCCGATAG GGTGAATGACATCGCAATCCTGTGTGCAGAGCTGACCGGCTATTGCAAGTCACTGAGTGCAGAGTGGCTGGGAGTGCTTAAGGCTTTGTGCTGCTCCTCTAACAATGGCACTTGTGGTTTCAACGACCTCCTCTGCAATGTAGAT GTCAGTGACCTGTCTTTTCACGACTCCCTGGCCACTTTTGTTGCCATCCTCATTGCTCGGCAGTGTCTGCTCCTGGAGGATCTGATTCGCTGTGCAGCCATCCCTTCGCTCCTTAATGCTG CTTGCAGTGAACAGGACTCTGAGCCAGGAGCCCGGCTTACCTGCCGCATCCTTCTTCACCTTTTCAAGACACCTCAGCTCAATCCTTGCCAGTCGGATGGGA ACAAGCCTACTGTAGGAATCCGCTCCTCCTGTGACCGCCACCTGCTGGCTGCCTCCCAGAACCGCATTGTGGATGGAGCTGTGTTTGCTGTTCTCAAGGCTGTGTTTGTACTTG GGGATGCGGAACTGAAGGGTTCAGGCTTCACTGTGACAGGAGGAACAGAAGAACttccagaggaggagggaggaggtggcagcGGCGGTCGGAGGCAGGGTGGCCGCAACATCTCTGTGGAGACAGCCAGTCTGGATGTCTATGCCAAGTACGTGCTACGCAGCATCTGCCAGCAG GAGTGGGTAGGAGAGCGTTGCCTTAAATCCCTGTGTGAGGACAGCAATGACCTGCAAGACCCAGTGTTGAGTAGCGCCCAGGCCCAGCGCCTCATGCAGCTCATCTGCTACCCACACCGGCTGCTGGACAGCGAGGATGGGGAAAACCCCCAGCGGCAACGCATTAAGCGTATTCTTCAG AACTTGGACCAGTGGACCATGCGCCAGTCTTCCCTGGAGCTGCAGCTGATGATCAAGCAGACCCCTAACAAT GAGATGAACTCCCTCTTAGAGAACATCGCCAAGGCCACAATCGAGGTTTTCCAACAGTCCGCAGAGACAGGGTCATCTTCTGGAAACACTGCAAGCAACATGCCCAGCAGCAGCAAGACCAAGCCTGTGCTCAG CTCCCTAGAGCGCTCTGGTGTATGGCTGGTGGCTCCTCTCATTGCCAAACTGCCCACCTCAGTCCAGGGGCATGTGTTAAAGGCTGCTGGGGAAGAATTGGAGAAGGGCCAGCACCTGGGTTCCTCTTCCCGCAAAGAACGCGATCGACAAAAGCAGAAGAG CATGTCCCTGTTGAGCCAGCAGCCCTTCTTATCCCTGGTGCTGACGTGTCTGAAGGGGCAGGACGAGCAGCGCGAGGGACTCCTTACCTCCCTCTACAGCCAGATCCACCAG ATTGTGAATAATTGGAGAGATGACCAGTACTTAGACGATTGCAAACCAAAGCAGCTAATGCATGAGGCACTCAAACTGCGGCTCAACCTG GTGGGGGGCATGTTTGACACGGTGCAGCGCAGCACCCAGCAGACCACGGAGTGGGCTGTGCTCCTCCTGGAGATCATCATCAGCGGCACTGTCGACATGCAGTCCAACAA CGAGCTCTTCACCACCGTCTTGGACATGCTGAGCGTGCTCATCAATGGCACCCTGGCGGCGGACATGTCCAGCATCTCCCAGGGCAGCATGGAGGAAAACAAACGTGCCTACATGAACCTGGTGAAGAAGCTGCGG AAAGAGTTGGGGGAGCGCCAGTCAGACAGTCTGGAAAAAGTTCGCCAGCTGCTCCCACTGCCCAAGCCAACCCGAGATGTCATCACTTGTGAGCCACAGGGCTCCCTTATCGACACCAAGGGCAATAAGATCGCTGGCTTCGACTCCATCTTCAAGAAGGAG ATACTTTTCCCTCTCCTCCAAGTCCTCAAGGTCTGTCTTCTGTTTTCCAAGTCTCAACAGCTCACTGTTTCTCATTTTCCGGAGCAGGGTCTGCAGGTTTCCACCAAACAAAAGATCTCCCCCTGGGATCTTTTTGAGGGCTTGAAGCCATCAGCACCACTGTCTTGGGGCTGGTTTGGAACAGTCCGGGTGGACCGGCGCGTGGCCCGCGGAGAGGAGCAGCAGCGGCTGCTGCTGTACCACACGCACCTgaggccccggccccgcgcctaTTACCTGGAGCCGCTGCCACTGCCACCGGAAGATGaggagccccccgcccccaccctgctgGAGCCTGAGAAAAAGGCCCCAGAGCCCCCCAAGACGGACAAACCTGGGGCCGCTCCCCCTAGCACTGAGGAACGCAAGAAAAAGTCCACCAAGGGCAAGAAACGCAGCCAGCCAGCCGCCAAGACAGAG GACTATGGGATGGGCCCAGGCCGGAGCGGCCCGTATGGTGTGACAGTGCCTCCGGACCTCCTGCACCATGCCAACCCTGGCTCCATGTCCCACCTCAGTTACAGGCAGGGCTCCATAGGCCTCTACACCCAGAACCAGCCACTGCCGGCAG GTGGCCCCCGCGTGGACCCATACCGCCCCGTGCGGTTACCGATGCAGAAGCTGCCGACCCGACCACCTTACCCTGGCGTGCTGCCCACAACCATGTCTGGCGTCATGGGACTGGAACCCTCCTCGTATAAGACATCTGTGTACCGACAGCAGCAGCCTGCGGTGCCCCAAGGACAGCGCCTTCGCCAACAGCTCCAGGCAAAGATA CAGAGTCAGGGGATGTTGGGACAGTCATCTGTCCATCAGATGACTCCCAGCTCTTCCTACGGTTTGCAGACCTCCCAG GGCTATACTCCTTATGTTTCTCATGTGGGATTGCAGCAACACGCAGGCCCTGCAGGTACCATGGTGCCCCCCAGCTACTCCAGCCAGCCTTATCAGAGCACCCACTCTTCTACCAATCCTACTCTTGTAGATCCTACTCGCCACCTGCAGCAGCGGCCCAGTGGCTACGTGCACCAGCAGGCACCAACCTACGGACACGGGCTGACCTCCACTCAAAG GTTTTCCCACCAGACGCTGCAGCAGACACCCATGATAGGCACCATGACCCCGCTGGGTGCCCAGGGTGTCCAGGCCAGTGTCCGGTCGGCCTCCATCCTGcctgagcagcagcagcaacagcagcagcagcaacagcagcagcagcagcagcagcaacagcagcagcagcagcagcagcagcaacagtaCCACAtccggcagcagcagcagcagcagatccTGCGG ATCCCTTCTGTCttcgcagcagcagcagcaacagcagcagcagcagcaacagcagcagcagcagcaacagcagcagcaacagcagcagcagcagcagcagcagcagcaacaagcacaccagcagcagcagcaggcggCGCCGCCCCAGCCGCagccccagtcccagccccag TTCCAGCGCCAGGGGCTTCAGCAGacacagcaacaacaacagaCAGCAGCTTTGGTCCGGCAACTCCAACAACAGCTCTCCA ATACCCAGCCACAGCCCAGTACCAACATATTTGGACGCTACTGAGCCACCTGGAGGAACTGCTTGTGCACTGGATGTGGCCCCATCCTATCCCCTTAATTCCCAGTCCCCTTCCTGGGCTAGCACCAGTAGTGGTTGGGGCTCTTCCCTCAGGCTccatttttaatgagtttttagtatttttgttaATGTGA